A portion of the Fusobacterium nucleatum genome contains these proteins:
- a CDS encoding ROK family protein: protein MNILAIDIGGTMIKYGLVSFDGKILSTDKIKTEASKGLNNILNKIDNIFKRYKENNPVGIAVSGTGQINGMIGKVIGGNPIIPNWIGTNLVKILEEKYNLPIVLENDVNCVALGEKWVGAGKDLSNFICLTIGTGIGGGILLNNQLFRGENFVAGEFGHILIKKGEFEQFASTTALIRLVKERTGKTLNGKEIFDLEKKEILEYQEIISEWIENLTDGLSSIIYCFNPANIILGGGVIEQGEPLINRIKNSLFKKIGPQFKEKLNITQAKLGNNAGMIGASYLLLEKINKR, encoded by the coding sequence TCGGTGGAACAATGATAAAATATGGTTTAGTTTCTTTTGATGGAAAAATTTTATCAACTGATAAAATAAAAACTGAAGCTAGTAAAGGTTTAAATAATATTTTAAATAAAATAGATAATATTTTTAAAAGATATAAAGAGAATAATCCAGTTGGGATAGCTGTATCTGGGACAGGTCAGATAAATGGTATGATAGGAAAAGTGATAGGGGGAAATCCTATTATACCAAACTGGATAGGCACAAATCTTGTTAAAATATTAGAAGAAAAATATAATTTACCCATTGTTTTAGAAAATGATGTGAACTGTGTTGCTCTTGGAGAAAAATGGGTAGGAGCAGGAAAAGATTTAAGTAATTTTATCTGTCTTACAATAGGAACAGGTATAGGTGGAGGAATTCTCTTAAATAATCAGCTTTTTAGAGGAGAAAATTTTGTAGCAGGAGAATTCGGACATATATTAATAAAAAAAGGTGAATTTGAACAGTTTGCTTCTACAACAGCACTAATTAGACTAGTAAAAGAAAGAACTGGAAAAACATTAAATGGAAAAGAAATTTTTGATTTAGAAAAAAAAGAAATACTGGAATATCAAGAAATTATTTCTGAGTGGATTGAAAATTTAACTGATGGACTTTCAAGTATAATTTATTGTTTTAATCCAGCAAATATAATACTAGGAGGAGGAGTTATAGAACAAGGAGAACCTCTTATAAATAGAATAAAAAACAGTTTATTTAAAAAGATAGGTCCTCAATTTAAAGAAAAGTTGAATATAACACAAGCAAAATTAGGGAATAATGCTGGAATGATAGGAGCAAGCTATTTACTTTTAGAGAAAATTAATAAAAGATAA
- a CDS encoding N-acetylneuraminate lyase: protein MKGIYSALMVPYNEDGSINEKGLREIIRYNIDKMKVDGLYVGGSTGENFMISTEEKKRVFEIAIDEAKDSVNLIAQVGSINLNEAVELGKYVTKLGYKCLSAVTPFYYKFDFSEIKDYYETIVRETGNYMIIYSIPFLTGVNMSLSQFGELFENEKIIGVKFTAGDFYLLERVRKAFPDKLIFAGFDEMLLPATVLGVDGAIGSTYNINGIRAKQIFELAKNSKIDEALKIQHTTNDLIEGILSNGLYQTIKEILKLEGVDAGYCRKPMKKISQKQIEFAKELHKKFLKN from the coding sequence ATGAAAGGGATATATTCAGCATTGATGGTTCCATACAATGAAGATGGAAGTATTAATGAAAAAGGATTAAGAGAAATTATAAGATATAACATTGATAAAATGAAAGTTGATGGATTATATGTAGGTGGAAGTACTGGGGAAAACTTTATGATTTCTACTGAGGAAAAGAAAAGAGTTTTTGAAATTGCAATAGATGAGGCAAAAGATTCTGTAAATCTTATTGCTCAAGTAGGAAGTATAAACTTAAATGAGGCTGTGGAATTAGGAAAATATGTAACAAAATTAGGTTATAAATGTCTATCTGCTGTGACTCCTTTCTATTATAAATTTGATTTTTCTGAAATAAAAGACTACTATGAAACTATAGTTAGAGAAACAGGAAATTATATGATAATATATTCTATTCCATTTTTAACTGGAGTTAATATGTCTCTTTCTCAATTTGGTGAATTATTTGAAAATGAAAAAATCATAGGAGTAAAATTCACTGCTGGTGATTTTTATCTTTTAGAAAGAGTTAGAAAAGCTTTCCCAGATAAATTAATCTTTGCTGGTTTTGATGAAATGCTATTACCAGCTACTGTTCTTGGTGTAGATGGTGCAATAGGAAGTACCTATAATATAAATGGAATAAGAGCTAAACAAATATTTGAATTAGCAAAAAATTCTAAAATAGATGAAGCTTTAAAAATTCAACATACAACTAATGATTTGATAGAAGGAATTTTATCCAATGGTCTATATCAAACAATAAAAGAAATATTAAAACTTGAAGGTGTTGATGCTGGTTATTGTAGAAAACCTATGAAAAAAATCAGTCAAAAACAAATTGAATTTGCAAAAGAACTTCATAAAAAATTTTTAAAAAATTAA
- a CDS encoding N-acetylmannosamine-6-phosphate 2-epimerase, producing the protein MNKILESIRGKLIVSCQALEDEPLHSSFIMGRMAYAAYSGGAAGIRANTVEDIKEIKKNVSLPIIGIIKKVYNNSDVYITPTIKEVEDLINEGVQIIAIDATKRERPDRKDLKNFIAEIKEKYPNQLFMADISSVDEALYAEKIGFDIVGTTLVGYTDYTKNYKALEELKKVVKVVKIPVIAEGNIDTPLKAKKALEIGAFAVVVGGAITRPQQITKKFVDEMK; encoded by the coding sequence ATGAATAAAATTTTAGAAAGTATAAGAGGAAAATTAATAGTTTCTTGTCAGGCTTTAGAAGATGAACCTCTACATAGTTCTTTTATAATGGGAAGAATGGCATATGCAGCTTATTCAGGTGGAGCTGCTGGTATTCGTGCAAACACTGTTGAAGATATTAAAGAAATCAAAAAAAATGTATCTCTTCCAATAATTGGAATTATAAAAAAAGTTTATAACAATTCTGATGTATATATTACTCCAACAATAAAAGAAGTTGAAGATTTAATAAATGAAGGTGTACAAATAATAGCTATTGATGCAACAAAAAGAGAAAGACCTGATAGAAAAGATTTAAAAAATTTTATAGCTGAAATTAAAGAAAAATACCCTAATCAACTTTTTATGGCAGATATATCATCAGTTGATGAGGCTCTATATGCTGAAAAAATTGGATTTGATATAGTTGGAACAACTCTTGTTGGTTATACTGATTATACAAAAAACTATAAAGCATTGGAAGAACTTAAAAAAGTTGTTAAGGTTGTAAAAATTCCAGTGATAGCTGAGGGAAATATTGATACTCCTTTAAAAGCTAAAAAAGCTCTTGAAATAGGTGCTTTTGCAGTTGTAGTTGGTGGAGCAATAACTAGACCTCAACAAATAACTAAAAAGTTTGTAGATGAAATGAAGTAG
- a CDS encoding DMT family transporter yields MRKDYFTRFFYIILMGFGFPIMRFMSIHFETVNNNAVRFLSGGFLFILICIFKFREELKKILLESKIILKLLLLGIFMSGNMYFFINGNKVGESLNFLKGTLFLGTAIFIQSIQNLLVKNVAKKLHTIVISASTATLSGIIYLILSIHTGKIIQLKEVGEGMLIGLSLAGIYGMLTGMLMAFYIVQKQGVVIFNIIQLLIPVSTAIVGYFTLGETINFYQGIGAIIAIFGCIIALKI; encoded by the coding sequence ATGAGAAAAGATTATTTTACTAGGTTTTTTTATATCATTCTTATGGGATTTGGATTTCCTATTATGAGATTTATGAGTATTCATTTTGAGACAGTAAATAATAATGCAGTGAGGTTTTTATCTGGTGGTTTTTTATTTATTTTAATATGTATTTTTAAATTTCGTGAAGAACTTAAAAAAATTTTATTAGAATCCAAAATTATTTTAAAGTTATTATTACTTGGAATTTTTATGAGTGGAAATATGTATTTTTTCATCAATGGAAATAAAGTGGGAGAAAGTTTGAATTTTTTAAAAGGAACTTTATTTTTAGGAACAGCCATTTTTATCCAATCTATTCAAAATTTACTAGTAAAAAATGTTGCTAAAAAATTACATACTATTGTTATTAGTGCTTCAACAGCTACTTTATCAGGAATCATATATTTAATATTGTCTATACACACTGGAAAAATCATTCAATTAAAAGAAGTTGGAGAAGGAATGCTAATAGGATTAAGTTTAGCAGGTATTTATGGAATGCTTACAGGAATGTTAATGGCATTTTATATAGTTCAAAAACAAGGAGTAGTAATTTTTAATATAATTCAATTATTAATACCTGTTTCAACTGCTATTGTAGGATATTTTACATTAGGTGAAACAATTAATTTTTATCAAGGAATTGGAGCTATTATAGCTATTTTTGGTTGTATTATTGCTTTAAAAATATAG
- the radB gene encoding RadB family lipoprotein yields MKKGIFAMFILVASMAMVACTNANATNEGTAGENEAFKALEKRREYYKEQDKERAKMEVEMQTPTMGEETPMMAPEEDTKAQEKAMKEAAEAKEKADKEALKILEKKRKTN; encoded by the coding sequence ATGAAAAAAGGAATTTTTGCAATGTTTATTTTAGTAGCTTCTATGGCTATGGTAGCTTGTACAAATGCAAATGCAACAAATGAAGGTACAGCAGGAGAAAATGAGGCTTTTAAGGCATTAGAAAAAAGAAGAGAGTATTATAAGGAACAGGATAAGGAAAGAGCTAAAATGGAAGTTGAAATGCAAACACCAACAATGGGCGAAGAAACACCAATGATGGCACCAGAAGAAGATACAAAAGCCCAAGAAAAAGCTATGAAAGAGGCAGCAGAGGCAAAAGAAAAAGCTGATAAAGAGGCTTTGAAAATATTAGAAAAGAAAAGAAAAACTAATTAG
- the mgtE gene encoding magnesium transporter: MEEIIQLLEQNRLAELKEILIKENPIDVADVFEEFPKEKDLIIFKLLPKDFSSEVFSYLSPEKQQEVIENITDEEIKFIMEDMYLDDTVDFIEEMPANIVDKILKNTSHDKRKLINQMLKYPENSAGSVMTVEYISFKDNYTVKQAIDYYRKIAIDKEETDICFVTDSKKKLVGIISLKTLILSNDDSYIKDEMDTNFVSVLTKDDQEETAALFRKYDLTTMPVVDHEDRLVGVITVDDIVDVIDQENTEDIQKMAAMNPSDEEYLKESVISLAKHRIIWLLVLMISATFTGLVIKKYEEVLQSAVYLAVFIPMLMDTGGNAGSQSATLVIRGIALEEIEFSDIFKVIWKELRVSVLVGFILSGINFLRIYYFTKSGFETSLVVAISMFLTIIMAKVIGGVLPLIAKSLKIDPAIMASPLITTIVDTAALIIYFQLSVIFLHI; the protein is encoded by the coding sequence TTGGAAGAAATAATTCAATTATTAGAACAAAACAGATTAGCCGAACTAAAAGAAATTTTAATTAAGGAAAATCCAATAGATGTTGCAGATGTTTTTGAGGAATTTCCCAAAGAGAAAGACTTAATTATATTTAAGTTATTGCCAAAGGATTTTTCATCAGAAGTTTTTTCTTATTTATCTCCTGAAAAACAACAAGAAGTTATTGAAAATATAACAGATGAAGAGATAAAGTTTATTATGGAAGATATGTATCTTGATGATACAGTGGATTTCATAGAAGAGATGCCAGCAAATATTGTGGACAAGATATTAAAAAATACATCTCATGATAAAAGAAAATTGATAAATCAGATGTTGAAATATCCAGAAAATTCAGCTGGAAGTGTCATGACTGTGGAATACATATCTTTTAAAGATAATTACACAGTGAAGCAAGCAATAGATTATTATAGAAAAATTGCAATAGATAAAGAAGAAACAGATATTTGTTTTGTAACAGACAGTAAGAAAAAGTTAGTTGGAATAATATCATTAAAAACTTTGATTTTATCTAATGATGATTCATATATAAAAGATGAGATGGATACTAATTTTGTAAGTGTACTAACAAAGGATGACCAAGAAGAAACAGCAGCATTATTTAGAAAATATGATTTGACAACTATGCCAGTTGTAGATCATGAGGATAGACTTGTTGGAGTTATAACAGTAGATGATATTGTTGATGTAATTGACCAAGAAAATACAGAAGATATACAAAAGATGGCTGCTATGAATCCATCTGATGAAGAATATTTAAAAGAATCTGTAATATCCCTTGCAAAGCATAGAATAATTTGGTTATTAGTTCTTATGATCTCTGCAACATTTACAGGATTAGTTATAAAAAAATATGAAGAGGTATTACAATCAGCAGTTTATCTTGCTGTTTTCATACCTATGCTTATGGATACGGGAGGAAATGCAGGTTCTCAATCAGCGACTCTTGTTATTCGTGGAATAGCTCTAGAAGAAATTGAATTTTCAGATATATTCAAAGTTATTTGGAAAGAACTTAGAGTAAGTGTTTTAGTTGGATTTATATTATCAGGAATAAATTTTTTAAGAATTTATTATTTTACAAAGTCTGGTTTTGAAACATCACTAGTTGTAGCAATAAGTATGTTTTTGACTATAATAATGGCAAAGGTTATAGGAGGAGTTTTGCCACTTATAGCAAAATCTTTGAAAATTGACCCTGCTATTATGGCAAGTCCTCTTATTACAACAATAGTTGATACAGCAGCACTTATTATATATTTTCAATTATCAGTAATATTTTTACATATATAA
- the tgt gene encoding tRNA guanosine(34) transglycosylase Tgt: MKLPVTYKVEDKDGKARAGVITTLHGEIETPVFMPVGTQATVKTMSKEELLDIGSEIILGNTYHLYLRPNDELIARLGGLHKFMNWDRPILTDSGGFQVFSLGSLRKIKEEGVYFSSHIDGSKHFISPEKSIQIQNNLGSDIVMLFDECPPGLSTREYIIPSIERTTRWAKRCVEAHQKKDIQGLFAIVQGGIYEDLRQKSLDELSEMDENFSGYAIGGLAVGEPREDMYRILDYIVEKCPEEKPRYLMGVGEPVDMLNAVESGIDMMDCVQPTRLARHGTVFTKDGRLVIKSERYKEDTKPLDEECDCYVCKNYSRAYIRHLIKVQEVLGLRLTSYHNLYFLIKLMKDAREAIKEKRFKEFKEKFIQRYEGK, encoded by the coding sequence ATGAAATTACCAGTTACATATAAAGTAGAAGATAAAGATGGAAAAGCAAGAGCAGGAGTCATAACGACTCTTCATGGAGAGATAGAAACTCCAGTTTTTATGCCCGTGGGAACACAAGCTACTGTAAAAACCATGTCAAAAGAAGAATTACTTGATATAGGTAGTGAAATAATTTTAGGAAATACCTATCATCTTTATTTAAGACCAAATGATGAATTAATTGCTAGATTAGGAGGCTTACATAAATTTATGAATTGGGATAGACCAATTCTTACTGACAGTGGAGGTTTCCAAGTTTTTAGCTTAGGTTCACTTAGAAAAATAAAAGAAGAAGGAGTATATTTTAGCTCACATATAGATGGTTCTAAACATTTCATATCTCCTGAAAAATCTATACAGATACAAAATAATTTGGGCTCTGATATAGTAATGCTTTTTGATGAATGTCCACCAGGACTTTCAACAAGGGAATATATAATTCCATCAATAGAAAGAACTACAAGATGGGCAAAAAGATGTGTTGAAGCCCATCAAAAGAAAGATATTCAAGGGCTATTTGCAATAGTTCAAGGTGGAATCTATGAAGATTTAAGGCAAAAAAGTTTAGATGAATTAAGTGAAATGGATGAAAATTTTTCTGGTTATGCAATAGGTGGGCTTGCTGTTGGAGAGCCAAGAGAAGATATGTATAGAATACTTGACTATATTGTAGAAAAATGTCCAGAAGAAAAACCTAGGTATTTAATGGGAGTTGGAGAACCTGTTGATATGTTAAATGCAGTTGAAAGTGGTATAGATATGATGGATTGTGTTCAACCAACTAGACTTGCAAGACATGGAACAGTTTTTACAAAAGATGGTAGACTTGTTATAAAAAGTGAAAGATATAAAGAAGATACAAAGCCACTAGATGAAGAATGTGATTGCTATGTATGTAAAAATTATTCAAGAGCTTATATAAGACATTTAATAAAGGTGCAAGAAGTTTTAGGACTTCGCTTAACATCTTATCATAATCTATATTTTTTAATTAAACTTATGAAAGATGCAAGAGAAGCAATAAAAGAAAAAAGATTTAAAGAATTTAAAGAAAAATTTATACAAAGATATGAAGGAAAATAG
- a CDS encoding RelA/SpoT family protein, translating to MNNYWEQLLDKAKANHLNLDFDKIKLALGFAEESHQGQYRKSGDDYIIHPVEVAKILMDMKMDTDTIVAGLLHDVVEDTLIPIADIKYNFGDTVATLVDGVTKLKTLPNGTKNQAENIRKMILAMAENIRVILIKLADRLHNMRTLKFMKPEKQQSISKETLDIYAPLAHRLGMAKIKSELEDIAFSYLHHDEFLEIKRLVDNTKEERKDYIENFIRTIIRTLSDLDIKAEVKGRFKHFYSIYKKMYQKGKEFDDIYDLMGVRVIVEDKATCYHVLGIVHSQYTPVPGRFKDYIAVPKSNNYQSIHTTIVGPLGKFIEIQIRTKDMDDIAEEGIAAHWNYKENKKSSKDDNIYGWLRHIIEFQNESDSTEDFIEGVTGDIDRGTVFTFSPKGDIIELPVGATALDFAFMVHTQVGCKCVGAKVNGRMVTIDHKLKSGDKVEIITSKNSKGPSIDWLDIVVTHGAKGKIRKFLKDENKETVTKIGKDNLEKEASKLGMTLKELENDLTLKKHMEKNNIPNLEEFYFYIGEKRSRLDVLITKIKTSLEKERAASTLTIEEVLKKKEEKKKEGKNDFGIVIDGINNTLIRFAKCCTPLPGDDIGGFVTKLTGITVHRKDCPNFHAMVEKDPSREILVKWDENLIETKMNKYNFTFTVVLNDRPNILMEIVNLIANHKINITSVNSYEVKKDGDRIVKVKISIEIKAKTEYDYLINNILKLKDVISVER from the coding sequence ATGAATAACTATTGGGAACAATTATTAGATAAAGCAAAAGCGAATCATCTAAATTTAGATTTTGATAAAATTAAATTAGCATTAGGTTTTGCTGAAGAAAGTCACCAAGGACAATACAGAAAGTCAGGGGATGATTACATTATCCACCCTGTTGAAGTTGCAAAAATTTTGATGGATATGAAAATGGATACTGATACCATTGTAGCAGGTTTATTACATGATGTTGTAGAAGATACATTGATTCCAATAGCAGATATAAAATATAATTTTGGGGATACTGTTGCTACTCTTGTTGATGGAGTAACAAAATTAAAAACTTTGCCAAATGGTACTAAAAATCAAGCAGAAAATATAAGAAAAATGATTTTAGCAATGGCAGAAAATATAAGAGTTATTCTTATAAAACTGGCTGATAGACTTCATAATATGAGAACATTAAAATTTATGAAGCCTGAAAAACAGCAATCTATTTCAAAGGAAACTTTGGATATTTATGCACCACTTGCCCATAGATTAGGTATGGCAAAGATTAAGTCAGAGCTTGAAGATATTGCATTTAGTTATCTACACCATGATGAATTTTTAGAAATAAAAAGATTGGTAGATAACACAAAAGAAGAAAGAAAAGACTATATTGAAAACTTTATTAGAACTATTATTAGAACTTTATCTGATTTAGATATAAAAGCAGAAGTAAAAGGTAGATTTAAACATTTTTATAGTATTTATAAAAAGATGTATCAGAAGGGTAAGGAGTTTGATGATATTTATGACTTAATGGGAGTTAGAGTAATAGTAGAAGATAAAGCTACTTGTTATCATGTTTTAGGTATAGTCCATAGTCAATATACACCAGTACCTGGGAGATTTAAAGACTATATAGCAGTACCAAAATCAAATAACTATCAGTCTATACATACAACGATAGTTGGACCTTTAGGAAAATTTATAGAAATTCAAATTAGAACTAAGGATATGGATGATATAGCTGAAGAAGGTATCGCAGCACACTGGAACTACAAGGAAAATAAAAAGAGTAGTAAAGATGATAATATCTATGGTTGGTTAAGACATATCATAGAATTTCAAAATGAATCTGATTCAACAGAAGATTTTATTGAGGGTGTAACAGGAGATATAGACAGAGGTACAGTTTTTACTTTTTCACCTAAGGGAGATATTATAGAATTACCAGTTGGAGCAACAGCATTAGATTTTGCATTTATGGTACATACACAAGTAGGCTGTAAATGTGTTGGTGCCAAAGTAAATGGAAGAATGGTAACTATTGACCATAAGTTAAAAAGTGGAGATAAGGTAGAAATCATAACTTCTAAAAACTCAAAAGGACCAAGTATAGATTGGTTAGATATAGTTGTAACTCATGGTGCTAAGGGAAAAATTAGAAAGTTTTTAAAAGATGAAAATAAAGAAACCGTAACAAAAATTGGTAAAGATAATTTAGAAAAAGAAGCTTCTAAATTAGGAATGACTTTAAAAGAACTTGAAAATGACCTTACACTAAAAAAACATATGGAAAAAAATAATATTCCTAACTTAGAAGAGTTTTACTTCTATATTGGAGAAAAGAGAAGTAGGCTTGATGTACTAATAACTAAGATAAAAACTAGTTTAGAAAAAGAAAGAGCAGCCTCAACTTTAACTATTGAAGAAGTCTTAAAGAAAAAGGAAGAAAAAAAGAAAGAAGGTAAAAATGACTTTGGAATAGTTATAGATGGAATAAATAATACACTTATCAGATTTGCTAAGTGTTGTACTCCATTACCAGGAGATGATATTGGAGGCTTTGTTACAAAACTTACAGGAATAACAGTACATAGAAAAGATTGTCCTAATTTTCATGCTATGGTAGAAAAAGATCCTAGTAGAGAAATTTTAGTTAAGTGGGATGAAAATTTAATAGAAACTAAGATGAATAAATATAATTTTACTTTCACAGTTGTATTGAATGATAGACCAAATATATTGATGGAAATTGTCAATTTAATAGCTAACCATAAAATTAATATAACTTCTGTAAACTCTTATGAAGTGAAAAAAGATGGTGATAGAATAGTGAAAGTAAAAATATCAATAGAAATTAAAGCTAAAACAGAATATGATTATTTAATAAATAATATTTTAAAATTAAAAGATGTTATTTCTGTTGAGCGTTAG
- a CDS encoding adenine phosphoribosyltransferase, which yields MDLKNYVASIENYPKEGIIFRDITPLMNDGEAYKYATEKIVEFAKDHHIDIVVGPEARGFIFGCPVSYALGVGFVPVRKPGKLPREVIEYAYDLEYGSNKLCLHKDSIKPGQKVLVVDDLLATGGTVEATIKLVEELGGVVAGLAFLIELVDLKGRERLDKYPMITLMQY from the coding sequence ATGGATTTAAAAAATTATGTAGCATCAATAGAAAATTACCCTAAAGAAGGGATAATATTTAGAGATATAACACCACTTATGAATGATGGAGAAGCATATAAATATGCAACAGAAAAAATTGTTGAATTTGCAAAAGACCATCATATTGATATAGTTGTTGGACCAGAAGCAAGAGGTTTTATTTTTGGTTGTCCTGTGTCTTATGCTTTAGGAGTAGGTTTTGTCCCAGTTAGAAAACCAGGAAAATTACCTCGTGAAGTAATTGAATATGCCTATGATTTAGAATATGGTTCAAATAAATTATGTTTACATAAGGATTCAATAAAACCTGGGCAAAAAGTATTAGTAGTTGATGATTTACTTGCAACTGGTGGAACAGTTGAAGCTACAATAAAATTAGTAGAAGAATTAGGAGGAGTTGTAGCAGGTTTAGCATTTTTAATAGAGCTTGTTGACTTAAAAGGAAGAGAGAGATTAGATAAATATCCTATGATTACATTAATGCAATATTAA
- a CDS encoding tetratricopeptide repeat protein yields the protein MTVNKKIVIVLGLSILISGCLSANKEKNYNFIKGLNEYQKNDKVSALENYKKAYEIDKNNVVLLNEIAYLYVDLGNYEEAENYYKKALEVKPNDENSLKNLLQLLYLQNKRTEMKKYIPMVIDRNSFVYNLNNFRVAILENEEAEVEKSLLKISSNDRFLEEYNESFYIDLASVGGLSNNTIKYSNTIFEKAYKKYSNKNKDIVKIYANFLIDIKEYRKAEDILMKYIVNNEDNLDEYVLLKKLYTKENNKQKLENLKKILRNKI from the coding sequence ATGACTGTGAATAAGAAGATAGTGATAGTTTTAGGACTAAGTATTTTAATTTCAGGTTGTTTGAGTGCTAATAAAGAAAAAAATTATAATTTTATCAAGGGTTTAAATGAATATCAAAAAAATGATAAGGTTTCTGCCTTAGAAAATTATAAAAAAGCTTATGAAATAGATAAAAATAATGTAGTTTTATTAAATGAAATAGCTTATTTATATGTTGATTTAGGAAATTATGAAGAAGCAGAAAATTACTATAAAAAAGCTTTGGAAGTAAAACCTAATGATGAAAATTCTCTAAAAAACTTATTACAATTATTGTATCTTCAAAATAAGAGAACAGAAATGAAAAAATATATTCCTATGGTTATAGATAGAAATAGTTTTGTCTACAACCTTAATAATTTTAGGGTAGCTATTTTAGAAAATGAAGAAGCAGAAGTAGAAAAATCTTTGTTAAAGATAAGTTCTAATGATAGATTTTTAGAGGAATATAATGAAAGTTTTTACATTGATTTAGCCAGTGTAGGAGGCTTATCTAATAATACAATAAAATATTCTAATACTATTTTTGAAAAAGCATATAAAAAATATTCAAACAAGAATAAAGATATAGTGAAAATATATGCTAATTTCTTAATAGATATAAAAGAATATAGAAAAGCAGAAGATATTTTAATGAAATATATTGTTAATAATGAAGATAATTTAGATGAGTATGTACTTTTAAAAAAATTGTATACAAAGGAAAATAATAAACAAAAATTAGAAAATTTAAAAAAGATTTTAAGAAATAAAATATAA
- a CDS encoding DUF502 domain-containing protein translates to MRLKKNFYTGLLMILPVVITYYIFNWLFNLAFRIINNTAIIKVLKKLVYFGFGEKADAFYIQILVYIVAAIIILFSITLLGYMTKLVFFSKIIKKATDILERIPIIKTVYSAVKQITEIAYSDNGESVYKKVVAVEFPRKGIYAIGFLTADKNTSLKEFLEDKEIVNVFVPTAPNPTSGFLLCVPREDIHPLNMTVEWAFKLIVSGGYITEELVKEKEEKITE, encoded by the coding sequence ATGAGATTAAAGAAAAATTTTTATACTGGCTTATTAATGATACTTCCAGTTGTAATAACATACTATATTTTTAACTGGCTTTTTAATTTGGCATTTAGGATAATAAATAATACTGCAATTATAAAAGTCTTAAAAAAATTAGTTTATTTTGGATTTGGAGAAAAAGCAGATGCTTTTTATATACAAATACTTGTGTATATAGTAGCAGCTATAATAATACTTTTTTCTATAACTTTACTTGGTTATATGACAAAATTAGTTTTTTTCTCTAAGATTATAAAAAAAGCAACAGATATTTTAGAAAGAATACCAATTATAAAAACTGTGTATTCAGCTGTTAAACAGATAACAGAAATTGCTTATTCAGATAATGGTGAAAGTGTCTATAAGAAAGTTGTGGCAGTAGAATTTCCTAGAAAAGGAATATATGCTATTGGTTTTTTAACAGCAGATAAAAATACTTCATTAAAAGAATTTTTAGAAGATAAAGAAATTGTTAATGTGTTTGTACCAACAGCACCTAATCCAACTTCTGGTTTCTTATTATGTGTGCCAAGGGAAGATATTCATCCACTTAATATGACTGTTGAATGGGCATTTAAACTTATAGTTTCAGGTGGTTATATCACAGAAGAATTAGTGAAAGAAAAAGAAGAAAAAATAACAGAATAA